In Gimesia benthica, a single window of DNA contains:
- a CDS encoding DUF4339 domain-containing protein has protein sequence MTIEWFCIRDAEEQGPYTFRELVDMIREEKLTPDTQVRPHYLDDWQRADSVVGLYYMARKDPEPDPVATETDSEVSADLADAEDLDTFLAGPDKTEAEADPQADQPGWLRRLLTLRNSKIPPVPVNTDYAGSRSTAETATVDSDAETDQIDSTDSPLDETDEEANTGAYSDETWSTTVRAAVERVDARAPKQEEEEAPRQIVPAVSLSFLSSPRFKLALFVVAVILCMSAGTVGMVSWLGKGQFYFPFVGPVPPLLFAAYTAGGLLTIAVLSPLLLIISTSFLRWAFKVGTALAASGIVAYYLLNWNKQQSLVFPSQKDAEAKLIFPLIGECSAFSYWMYFADAVIIVAVLTYIAAWLLESRADEL, from the coding sequence ATGACAATCGAATGGTTTTGCATACGGGACGCGGAAGAACAGGGCCCCTACACGTTTCGGGAACTGGTCGACATGATCCGCGAGGAAAAACTCACTCCGGACACCCAGGTCCGTCCGCATTATCTGGACGACTGGCAGCGGGCAGACTCTGTAGTGGGTCTGTACTACATGGCTCGCAAAGATCCGGAACCCGATCCGGTCGCCACTGAAACAGACTCTGAAGTCTCCGCTGACCTTGCCGACGCCGAGGACCTGGATACGTTTCTGGCGGGTCCGGATAAAACCGAAGCGGAAGCCGATCCCCAGGCGGACCAGCCTGGCTGGTTGCGACGGCTGCTCACGTTAAGAAACAGTAAGATTCCCCCGGTCCCCGTCAATACGGACTACGCAGGCAGTCGGTCCACAGCTGAGACAGCGACCGTTGACAGCGACGCCGAAACAGATCAGATCGATTCGACGGATTCCCCCCTCGACGAAACCGACGAAGAAGCAAACACCGGTGCCTACTCGGACGAAACCTGGTCGACGACGGTCCGGGCTGCGGTCGAACGAGTCGATGCCCGTGCGCCAAAGCAGGAGGAAGAAGAGGCGCCCCGACAGATCGTCCCCGCGGTCTCCCTCTCATTCCTTTCCAGCCCCAGATTCAAGCTGGCCCTGTTTGTCGTCGCAGTCATCCTCTGTATGAGTGCGGGGACCGTCGGCATGGTCAGCTGGCTCGGTAAGGGACAATTCTACTTCCCCTTTGTCGGCCCGGTCCCCCCCCTGCTGTTTGCAGCTTATACTGCAGGCGGGTTACTGACGATCGCCGTACTTTCGCCGTTGCTGCTGATTATCTCGACGTCCTTCCTCAGGTGGGCTTTCAAAGTCGGCACCGCTCTGGCCGCGTCCGGCATCGTCGCGTATTACCTGCTCAACTGGAACAAGCAGCAGAGCCTGGTTTTCCCCTCTCAAAAAGATGCGGAAGCCAAACTCATCTTTCCCCTGATCGGAGAGTGCTCTGCCTTCTCTTACTGGATGTATTTTGCGGACGCCGTCATTATTGTCGCCGTCCTGACTTATATCGCTGCCTGGCTACTGGAGTCGCGTGCTGATGAACTATAA
- a CDS encoding DUF1559 family PulG-like putative transporter, producing the protein MNYKRMQSKSVVPTTAGYTIVELLVATAVISLLIGLTLPAIQTARNSARQAQCLNRMRNLGIALLQNTDTAQRFPACGYFGDGTPATFGQYRSWIVDILPYLDQGNIYNQWDFDLSCKDPVNIPLAGQHIAVLTCPSDHSVIPGKGNLSYVLNGGIGFTAQMGGVHNCPVDARGRRLDLNGNGIICHSSTKDDGAPSDRDLFFYMGLFYNETWKGEVRADRHYTMAGITDGASNTLMISENIRTGYDPKAWTANWSSPSPFLTSFYIGDPCVNGRCTEGNVDYNLANSGSAAINAGLEQPEGRAPFPNSLHTGGVNAGYCDGHFSFLSEKIDGKVYAALASPQGQSLAGTLLEQ; encoded by the coding sequence ATGAACTATAAACGAATGCAATCGAAGTCGGTCGTCCCCACGACTGCCGGATATACGATCGTTGAACTGCTGGTCGCCACCGCGGTCATCAGTCTGCTCATCGGACTGACCCTGCCGGCAATCCAGACAGCCCGGAACTCGGCCCGGCAGGCACAATGCCTTAACCGCATGCGAAACCTGGGTATCGCCCTGCTGCAGAATACCGATACCGCCCAGCGGTTCCCCGCCTGTGGCTACTTCGGAGATGGCACCCCCGCCACCTTCGGTCAGTATCGCAGCTGGATTGTTGATATCCTGCCCTATCTGGACCAGGGAAACATCTATAACCAGTGGGACTTCGATCTGTCCTGCAAAGATCCAGTCAACATTCCCCTGGCGGGACAACATATCGCCGTCCTGACCTGCCCCTCCGATCACAGTGTGATCCCGGGGAAAGGAAATCTCTCCTACGTCCTGAACGGCGGAATAGGATTCACCGCCCAGATGGGAGGCGTGCATAACTGTCCCGTTGATGCCCGTGGCAGACGGCTCGACCTGAACGGTAACGGCATCATCTGCCATTCTTCGACCAAAGATGACGGAGCCCCCTCCGACCGCGACCTGTTCTTTTACATGGGTCTGTTTTACAACGAAACCTGGAAAGGAGAGGTCCGCGCCGATCGTCATTACACCATGGCGGGCATCACCGACGGTGCTTCGAATACGCTGATGATCTCCGAAAATATTCGGACCGGCTACGATCCCAAAGCCTGGACGGCCAACTGGTCGTCCCCCAGTCCCTTCCTGACCAGCTTCTACATCGGCGACCCCTGTGTCAATGGTCGCTGCACTGAAGGCAATGTGGATTACAACCTCGCGAACTCCGGTTCCGCCGCCATCAATGCCGGGCTTGAACAGCCTGAAGGCAGAGCCCCCTTTCCCAACTCGCTGCACACCGGCGGCGTGAATGCGGGCTACTGCGACGGACATTTTTCTTTCTTGTCTGAAAAAATTGACGGCAAAGTCTATGCGGCTCTGGCCAGCCCCCAGGGACAGTCCTTAGCGGGTACTCTGCTCGAGCAGTAA
- a CDS encoding RNA polymerase sigma factor, translated as MNLESISTTLIYHASQGDPDSRNRLMKLSEWVLFRIASRVLDNRQDVEDAVQETLTVVVKVMAEQDLRLEHGRHSFIRLLKSCLRNVSANQIRKKQVTPIGGSDNLNQIHNLIDDNIETVEEKRDIAEGLIQLAGLSDNEKQVLNLYFLSGKLPREIAEETGLTSANVRQIQSRALRKIRDFLGES; from the coding sequence ATGAATCTGGAATCCATCTCGACCACTCTCATTTATCATGCCTCACAGGGAGATCCAGATTCCCGTAACAGGTTGATGAAGCTCTCGGAATGGGTTCTGTTCCGCATTGCCAGCCGCGTTCTGGATAACAGACAGGATGTAGAAGATGCGGTTCAGGAGACGCTGACCGTCGTCGTCAAGGTGATGGCCGAGCAGGACCTCCGGTTGGAACACGGTCGGCACAGCTTTATCCGGTTGCTGAAATCCTGTCTGCGGAATGTTTCTGCGAATCAGATTCGCAAAAAACAGGTCACCCCCATTGGTGGCTCGGATAACCTCAACCAGATTCACAACCTGATCGATGACAACATCGAAACCGTTGAGGAAAAACGGGATATCGCCGAGGGCCTGATTCAGCTTGCCGGGCTGTCCGATAATGAAAAACAGGTGCTGAACCTGTATTTTCTCTCCGGTAAACTCCCGCGGGAAATCGCCGAGGAGACAGGCCTGACGTCAGCGAATGTCCGCCAGATCCAGTCCCGGGCTCTCCGTAAAATTCGTGACTTTCTGGGGGAATCCTGA
- a CDS encoding protein kinase domain-containing protein, giving the protein MVNSNPSECPNLATLTDYNLGKLEFSEIDSLSRHFSRCSACRAQLERLDEETDDLINSLKVPPLSIGHISLEHEIGTGGMGRVFKGYDTRLIRPVAVKIINSEKQKNWKNLSERFEREVKLLARVESPYVVKALFAGEENGFTYFVQEYVDGQNLTQRMQQLGATIPSRACASLIFQVASGLTAVHQLGIVHRDIHPGNILVNTKGYVQIADFGLAFQPDGNLPDDGLTSLRQGFGQIHYVAPEQWNSARNATDKSDIYSLGCVWFFLLTGHPLNRDPKTLEIINQPSQFQQVNRVDRKLLKSMLERDPQLRPSAREVTAALHHRLGNVESLEYILHQRSLKRLRGWKWYGTVFSLAVLILLCSLLLLPAPATQEAAPDQTDNQAPAAPVAPEPHQTEFVLRFDGVDDFIETPFIYDSGEPITFEAWLTPDCEERPRNMEIVSNAETAGFLVRLRDGTMPEFLFHDGIYYAPHKYSHQIGCGKKVHLAAVYDGISIGMYVNGKKQGLNYPVRRRHRHSPIPIHLCANPDPALIGRPVAEKKACFAGLLHQCRFSQGAIYLDDFSPEKELTSNDSTLLLYHMKSNTGNVVPDLSGNGRDGKIVGATWEEFDPTKSPEKNNEFKWPVEKPDPVLVNDSPERIGELQQAWADHLQLPPQVNIPLGNGASIDLELIPPGEFMMGTLDETLKNTAASTQQQELKYKVLTADLPQRLARITVPFYISRTEITRKQFRQFVDHARYRTDAERDGRGGTDFKAAGSDPQITWASDLKGALSDDHPVANLSWYDARNFCSWLTRQNPTFNFDLPAESQWEYACRAGTTTPWFPADTEQLALYAWTGTTQPQPCGQLQPNAFGLYDMHGNVAEWCRDYFSNEESFSNPVNNPSGPHTGTHRMLRGGSAIQSAESCRAAYREGRLPITRDALTGFRICATPNLSTQGLERLDRFSLHFNGVDDSVEAVYDYRRPTDPLTIECWADISAESMNDQFSSAVIFDLHSHLRAMYCVLRNHRVHVYYHEGAWTWHAFSAEISPGQHHIAGVFDGTSLNVFVDGQVPEKVRKEQSPQEARYLRSLLRIGTGSVIEDAQHRGFQGNISQLRISEETIYDSAFEPPPLLTQHASTVTLYRFEQGSGNLLHDLSGMHNHGRIMGADWSTAPEVDPQLTGRGIQFDGSGWLESKLPDQFDGALTIEAWLSPEPSRKLTHQSVFQWGSLSLKYHVNQGEYWTWSLLDPRSQEIPVSSTSSRDVATSRPVHVACQWDGSNWRLFINGLPSNTQKMRSIKYPRVRNIVKDCLLKPLWIGGTPAGETGTSRGFEGRLHALRVSKMERYSNPFTPADQLPLDDQTLLLYRFDQETGETIPDASPHHADGKLNGATRIRN; this is encoded by the coding sequence GTGGTTAACTCCAATCCCTCCGAATGCCCCAATCTGGCGACACTTACTGACTATAACCTGGGCAAACTCGAATTCAGTGAGATTGATTCCCTTTCTCGGCATTTCAGCAGGTGCAGTGCCTGCCGCGCGCAACTCGAACGGCTGGATGAGGAAACCGATGACCTGATCAACAGCCTCAAAGTGCCTCCGCTGTCCATTGGTCACATTTCGCTGGAACACGAAATCGGCACGGGGGGCATGGGACGCGTTTTTAAAGGCTACGATACCCGCCTGATCCGCCCGGTCGCCGTCAAAATTATCAACTCGGAAAAGCAGAAAAACTGGAAGAACCTCTCAGAGCGATTTGAGCGAGAGGTCAAACTGCTCGCGCGTGTCGAATCCCCTTATGTGGTCAAGGCCCTGTTTGCAGGAGAGGAAAACGGCTTCACCTATTTCGTTCAGGAATACGTGGATGGGCAGAACCTCACGCAACGGATGCAGCAGCTCGGGGCCACGATTCCCTCGCGGGCCTGTGCCAGTCTGATCTTTCAGGTCGCCTCGGGACTGACTGCCGTTCATCAGCTGGGCATTGTCCATCGCGACATTCACCCCGGAAACATCCTGGTGAATACCAAGGGCTATGTCCAGATCGCAGATTTCGGCCTGGCATTTCAACCCGATGGGAATCTGCCTGACGACGGCCTGACTTCTCTGAGGCAGGGCTTTGGACAAATCCATTACGTTGCCCCCGAACAATGGAATTCCGCCCGTAATGCCACCGACAAATCGGACATCTACTCCCTGGGCTGTGTCTGGTTTTTTCTGCTCACCGGCCATCCCCTGAACCGGGATCCCAAAACTCTGGAAATTATCAATCAACCCAGCCAGTTTCAGCAGGTCAATCGGGTCGATCGGAAACTGCTGAAGTCGATGCTGGAACGTGATCCGCAACTCAGGCCCTCCGCCCGCGAAGTCACCGCTGCCCTGCATCACCGCCTGGGGAACGTGGAGTCCCTGGAATACATTCTGCATCAACGGTCTCTGAAGCGGTTGAGAGGCTGGAAATGGTATGGTACCGTTTTCTCACTGGCCGTGCTGATCCTGTTGTGTTCTCTACTCCTGCTGCCAGCACCGGCCACACAGGAGGCTGCCCCCGATCAGACCGACAACCAGGCGCCCGCAGCACCTGTTGCGCCTGAACCGCATCAGACTGAATTCGTGCTCCGCTTTGACGGCGTCGATGACTTTATCGAAACCCCCTTCATCTATGACAGCGGCGAACCGATTACTTTCGAAGCCTGGCTGACTCCGGACTGCGAAGAACGCCCGCGTAATATGGAAATCGTTTCCAATGCAGAAACCGCAGGCTTCCTCGTGCGACTGAGAGACGGAACCATGCCTGAGTTCCTGTTTCACGACGGCATTTATTACGCCCCGCATAAGTATTCGCATCAGATCGGTTGTGGCAAAAAAGTCCACCTGGCTGCCGTATATGACGGCATCAGTATCGGCATGTATGTGAATGGCAAGAAACAGGGATTGAACTACCCGGTCCGTCGCCGACATCGTCATTCACCCATTCCCATCCATCTCTGTGCCAACCCAGACCCCGCGCTGATTGGCCGTCCTGTGGCTGAGAAAAAAGCCTGCTTCGCCGGACTGTTGCATCAGTGCCGGTTCTCCCAGGGGGCCATCTACCTGGACGATTTCTCCCCGGAAAAAGAACTGACGTCCAACGACTCAACACTTCTGCTGTATCACATGAAATCCAATACCGGGAATGTCGTTCCCGATCTGAGTGGCAATGGTCGCGATGGTAAGATCGTGGGCGCCACCTGGGAAGAATTTGATCCAACGAAAAGTCCCGAGAAAAACAACGAATTCAAATGGCCGGTCGAAAAGCCCGACCCCGTGCTGGTCAATGATTCGCCCGAGCGAATCGGCGAACTGCAACAGGCCTGGGCCGATCATCTCCAGTTGCCGCCGCAAGTGAATATTCCTTTGGGCAACGGCGCGTCGATCGATCTTGAACTGATTCCTCCCGGCGAATTCATGATGGGCACGCTGGATGAAACGCTGAAAAACACCGCAGCTTCAACCCAACAGCAGGAACTCAAATACAAAGTCCTGACAGCAGATTTACCTCAACGCCTGGCACGCATCACCGTCCCCTTCTATATCAGCCGCACCGAAATCACCCGGAAGCAGTTCCGACAGTTTGTCGATCATGCCCGCTACCGGACCGACGCCGAACGCGACGGACGGGGAGGCACCGACTTCAAAGCAGCCGGGTCTGATCCGCAAATCACCTGGGCCAGTGATCTCAAGGGTGCTCTGAGTGACGATCATCCGGTCGCCAACCTCAGCTGGTACGATGCACGCAACTTCTGCAGTTGGCTGACCCGACAGAATCCCACCTTCAACTTTGATCTCCCGGCTGAGTCACAATGGGAATACGCCTGTCGTGCGGGCACCACCACACCCTGGTTCCCGGCTGATACGGAACAGCTTGCCCTTTATGCCTGGACCGGCACGACACAGCCCCAGCCCTGTGGTCAACTGCAACCGAATGCCTTCGGTCTGTACGACATGCACGGCAATGTCGCCGAGTGGTGCCGCGACTATTTCTCAAACGAAGAAAGCTTCTCGAACCCGGTCAATAATCCCTCGGGCCCCCACACCGGAACCCACCGCATGCTGCGGGGCGGATCGGCAATTCAGTCAGCCGAATCCTGTCGCGCTGCTTACCGCGAAGGCCGCCTGCCGATCACCCGCGACGCGTTAACCGGTTTCCGGATCTGCGCTACTCCCAACCTGTCTACGCAGGGACTGGAACGTCTCGACCGGTTCTCCCTGCACTTCAACGGCGTTGATGACTCGGTCGAAGCCGTCTATGACTATCGCCGTCCCACTGATCCCCTGACGATCGAATGCTGGGCTGATATCTCTGCAGAAAGTATGAATGACCAGTTCTCATCGGCCGTCATCTTTGACCTGCATTCGCATCTCCGCGCCATGTATTGCGTACTCAGAAATCATCGCGTGCACGTCTACTACCACGAAGGTGCCTGGACCTGGCACGCTTTCTCAGCGGAGATTTCTCCCGGCCAGCACCATATCGCCGGTGTCTTTGATGGCACTTCACTCAACGTCTTTGTGGACGGACAGGTGCCGGAAAAAGTGCGGAAAGAGCAGTCCCCCCAGGAAGCGCGCTATCTCCGTTCGCTGCTGCGCATCGGTACCGGCTCTGTAATTGAAGATGCACAGCACCGCGGATTCCAGGGCAATATCTCCCAGTTGCGTATCAGTGAAGAAACGATTTACGACTCCGCCTTTGAACCGCCACCACTGCTCACCCAGCATGCATCGACCGTCACCCTGTACCGCTTTGAACAGGGCAGCGGCAACCTGCTCCATGATTTGAGTGGCATGCACAATCACGGCAGAATCATGGGGGCCGACTGGTCAACCGCGCCTGAAGTGGACCCGCAGCTGACCGGTCGTGGCATCCAGTTCGATGGCTCCGGCTGGCTCGAATCGAAGCTTCCCGATCAGTTTGACGGCGCATTGACCATCGAAGCCTGGCTCTCTCCGGAACCCAGCAGGAAACTGACACATCAGAGTGTATTTCAATGGGGATCCCTCAGTCTGAAATACCATGTGAATCAGGGAGAATACTGGACCTGGTCGCTGCTGGATCCGCGGTCCCAGGAAATTCCGGTCTCGTCGACCTCCAGTCGCGATGTCGCCACCAGTCGCCCCGTGCATGTGGCCTGTCAGTGGGACGGTTCAAACTGGCGACTCTTCATCAATGGTCTCCCCAGCAATACACAGAAAATGAGGAGCATCAAATATCCACGGGTCAGGAACATCGTGAAAGACTGTTTGTTGAAACCACTGTGGATCGGCGGCACGCCAGCTGGAGAAACCGGTACTTCCCGTGGCTTCGAAGGCCGCCTGCATGCTCTGCGCGTTTCCAAGATGGAACGCTACAGCAACCCCTTCACACCAGCCGACCAGTTACCCCTCGACGATCAGACACTTCTGCTGTATCGCTTCGATCAGGAAACGGGAGAGACCATCCCCGATGCCAGCCCGCACCACGCGGATGGCAAATTGAATGGCGCCACTCGGATCAGGAATTAA